Proteins found in one Saccharopolyspora phatthalungensis genomic segment:
- a CDS encoding GntR family transcriptional regulator, with amino-acid sequence MTSTRRRSPESAWDPATQISVDHRSPVPLYYQVASQIEEAIDSGALPVGARLDNEIELAARLGLSRPTIRQAIGSLVDKGLVVRKRGAGTQVVFNRVKRSLELSSLFDDLARIDQKPTTTVLTNEVITPSAEIAHILGISEQDKALHLERVRYAHGEPIARMQNYLPAGLIEPKDDLLEERGLYQLLRAAGVHLHAAHQTIGARVAAEADADLLDEPVGAPLLTMERTTYDQAGKVVEYGSHVYRASRYSFDLSLRGDS; translated from the coding sequence GTGACCTCGACGCGCCGCCGATCCCCGGAGTCAGCATGGGATCCGGCCACCCAGATCTCCGTGGACCACCGCAGCCCGGTGCCGCTGTATTACCAGGTGGCCAGCCAGATCGAAGAAGCGATCGACTCCGGCGCCCTGCCGGTGGGCGCGCGACTGGATAACGAGATCGAGCTTGCCGCCCGACTCGGACTGTCCCGCCCGACGATCCGGCAGGCGATCGGCTCCCTGGTCGACAAGGGCCTGGTGGTGCGCAAGCGCGGCGCGGGCACCCAGGTGGTGTTCAACCGCGTCAAGCGATCGCTGGAGCTGAGCAGCCTCTTCGACGACCTCGCCCGGATCGACCAGAAACCCACCACGACCGTCCTCACCAACGAGGTGATCACACCCTCCGCCGAGATCGCGCACATCCTCGGGATCTCCGAGCAGGACAAGGCGCTGCACCTGGAACGGGTCCGCTATGCCCACGGCGAGCCGATCGCCCGGATGCAGAACTACCTGCCCGCGGGCCTGATCGAGCCGAAGGATGATCTGCTCGAAGAGCGCGGGCTCTACCAGTTGCTGCGCGCCGCCGGGGTGCACCTGCACGCCGCCCACCAGACGATCGGCGCGCGGGTGGCCGCCGAGGCCGACGCCGATCTGCTCGACGAACCCGTGGGCGCACCGCTGCTGACGATGGAACGCACCACCTACGACCAAGCGGGCAAGGTCGTCGAATACGGCTCGCACGTCTATCGCGCCTCGCGCTACTCCTTCGACCTCTCCCTGCGCGGCGACTCCTGA
- a CDS encoding sugar phosphate isomerase/epimerase family protein, translated as MSNGSAAGNRLRVGSAPDSWGVWFPEDDKQTPWHRFLDEVSEAGYEWIELGPYGYLPTDPERLRDELGSRNLTLSAGTCFTGFHRGDVWTETWEHVKQVAELTSALGAKHIVVIPDMWRDPATGEQLEQRALDTDAWTALGKGTDRLAKALREECGVQLQFHPHADSHVDTQEHVERFLEITDPDLVTLCLDTGHIAYCGGDNLALIEKHPGRIGYLHLKQVDPAVLAGVRAEDLPFGPAVRRGVMCEPPAGVPDLEPIIRATENLGADLFAIVEQDLYPVDPDVPLPIARRTRNYLTRCGAGR; from the coding sequence ATGAGCAACGGCAGCGCCGCCGGCAACCGCCTGCGAGTCGGATCAGCACCGGACTCCTGGGGCGTCTGGTTCCCGGAGGACGACAAGCAGACACCGTGGCACCGCTTCCTCGATGAGGTGTCCGAAGCCGGGTACGAGTGGATCGAACTCGGCCCCTACGGATATCTGCCCACCGACCCGGAGCGACTGCGCGACGAGCTCGGCAGCCGCAACCTGACCCTGTCGGCCGGTACCTGCTTCACCGGTTTCCACCGCGGTGACGTGTGGACCGAGACCTGGGAACACGTCAAGCAGGTCGCGGAGTTGACCAGCGCGCTCGGCGCGAAGCACATCGTCGTGATCCCGGACATGTGGCGCGACCCGGCTACCGGCGAACAGCTGGAGCAGCGCGCGTTGGACACCGACGCGTGGACGGCGCTGGGCAAGGGCACCGATCGGCTCGCCAAGGCACTGCGCGAGGAGTGCGGCGTGCAACTACAGTTCCACCCGCACGCCGACAGCCACGTCGACACCCAGGAGCACGTCGAACGATTCCTGGAGATCACCGACCCGGACCTGGTCACGCTGTGCCTGGACACCGGGCACATCGCCTACTGCGGCGGCGACAACCTCGCGCTGATCGAAAAACACCCCGGCCGCATCGGCTACCTGCACCTCAAGCAGGTCGACCCGGCAGTCCTCGCCGGCGTGCGAGCCGAGGACCTGCCGTTCGGACCCGCCGTGCGGCGCGGCGTCATGTGCGAGCCACCCGCCGGAGTGCCGGACCTGGAACCGATCATCAGGGCCACCGAGAACCTCGGCGCCGATCTGTTCGCGATCGTCGAGCAGGACCTCTATCCGGTCGACCCGGACGTGCCGCTGCCGATCGCCCGTCGCACCCGCAACTATCTGACCCGCTGCGGCGCCGGCCGTTGA